The Niastella koreensis GR20-10 genome includes a window with the following:
- a CDS encoding RagB/SusD family nutrient uptake outer membrane protein — protein MKQKIFYIYLAIALLSSCDKLLEEKPKAIATLGALDPTTLDQTIIGVYEPLTRSRGRLWESTVGLGLELMSEYADGGSIQLSWSNYNNVMSQPNSFAQSWTTLYEAIGRANSLIDNLNRNTTLSDAVKNKAYGEAYFVRGYCYYFAVRVWGKVPLRLQPIVNANDVALALSPVNVIYDSVIRDMKFAEANLPNTTTSPGRATAGAAKTALADIYLTLGQYQLARDKAKEVMDNKANYGYDLEPSLETVYSPTLATNKEDVFSLKFSEIVDKGAFMASYWADSKAKAAGFSVSGNKFGGIISAAPLIKNWDNNDLRKKFSLYNSYLINGVVTAAEIETDIYDLRLGKYKDPNAPIDTGNGNDFYLYRFADVLLIFAEAENKVNGPTAAAYGAINQVRRRAYGVSTNTASAVADLPAGLSQTAFDDMVFRERGYEFIGECKRWFDMVRTNRLAQTISDVNSVIKFPNRKPVPTKTLFGLPDVELQNNPLAN, from the coding sequence ATGAAACAAAAGATCTTCTATATATATCTTGCCATTGCATTGCTTTCCAGTTGTGATAAATTACTGGAAGAAAAGCCAAAGGCAATTGCTACGCTGGGGGCTCTTGATCCCACCACACTGGATCAAACCATCATAGGAGTATATGAACCATTGACGCGCAGCCGGGGCCGGTTATGGGAATCAACCGTTGGCCTGGGTTTGGAATTGATGAGTGAATATGCCGACGGCGGATCGATCCAATTGAGCTGGAGCAATTACAACAACGTAATGAGCCAGCCCAACAGTTTTGCGCAATCGTGGACTACCCTGTACGAAGCCATTGGCAGGGCGAACTCATTGATCGATAATCTGAACCGCAACACAACCCTGAGTGATGCCGTAAAAAATAAAGCTTATGGTGAAGCTTATTTTGTGCGTGGCTATTGTTATTATTTTGCCGTTAGGGTTTGGGGTAAGGTGCCGTTGAGGTTGCAGCCCATTGTAAACGCCAATGATGTAGCCCTGGCCCTGTCACCGGTTAATGTGATCTATGATTCAGTGATCAGGGATATGAAGTTTGCAGAAGCCAACCTGCCCAATACCACTACGTCCCCGGGCCGTGCCACAGCAGGCGCAGCCAAAACAGCTTTGGCCGATATTTACTTAACATTAGGTCAATACCAACTGGCGCGCGATAAAGCCAAAGAGGTGATGGACAATAAAGCCAACTATGGCTATGACCTGGAACCTTCCCTGGAAACTGTATACTCCCCTACGTTAGCAACCAATAAAGAAGATGTGTTCTCATTGAAGTTCTCCGAGATAGTTGACAAAGGTGCTTTTATGGCTTCTTATTGGGCCGATTCTAAAGCAAAGGCAGCCGGCTTTTCAGTAAGTGGTAATAAATTTGGCGGCATTATTTCTGCAGCGCCATTGATCAAAAACTGGGACAACAATGACCTGCGCAAAAAATTCAGTTTGTATAATAGTTATTTGATCAATGGGGTGGTAACAGCCGCAGAAATAGAAACTGACATCTATGATCTTCGACTGGGTAAATACAAAGACCCCAATGCGCCCATAGACACCGGAAATGGGAATGACTTTTACTTATATCGTTTTGCCGATGTGCTGTTAATATTTGCTGAGGCTGAAAACAAAGTAAACGGTCCAACTGCCGCTGCGTATGGCGCTATTAACCAGGTACGTCGCCGGGCATATGGAGTATCCACCAATACAGCCAGCGCTGTAGCTGATCTGCCAGCAGGATTAAGTCAAACCGCTTTTGATGATATGGTGTTCCGCGAAAGAGGATATGAGTTTATTGGTGAATGCAAACGCTGGTTCGACATGGTGAGAACCAATCGCCTGGCGCAAACAATCAGTGATGTAAATTCGGTGATTAAATTCCCAAATCGTAAACCGGTGCCAACTAAAACACTGTTTGGCTTACCGGATGTAGAGTTACAAAACAATCCATTAGCGAATTAA
- a CDS encoding intradiol ring-cleavage dioxygenase, with product MERKHFLKNGLAALGLAAIAPLASACKKNTDTTTTDGSTTSGSTGSCTISPTETEGPFPTKSPGTLVKSDITGDRTGVPFTIKITITNKNNSCSALSGALVDIWHCDKDGNYSEYGGTSMQSTNYTSVHFLRGRQTTDSNGLVTFTSIFPGWYSGRATHIHVHVYNAAGTSLLVTQISFPEGSTSAVATVNGSGGTTYGYTKGMSGYTYNASDNVFSDDTAGMELSTVTGSLSGGYTLTHTINVAA from the coding sequence ATGGAAAGAAAGCATTTTCTGAAAAATGGATTAGCCGCCCTTGGTCTGGCAGCTATTGCTCCTTTGGCCAGCGCCTGTAAAAAGAATACCGATACCACCACCACAGATGGCAGTACCACCTCAGGCAGTACCGGTTCCTGTACCATTTCTCCTACTGAAACGGAAGGACCATTCCCCACCAAATCGCCCGGCACGCTGGTAAAATCCGATATTACGGGGGATAGGACCGGGGTTCCATTCACCATCAAGATCACAATTACAAACAAGAACAACAGCTGTAGTGCGTTGAGCGGCGCCCTCGTAGACATCTGGCATTGTGATAAAGATGGCAATTACTCCGAATATGGCGGTACCAGCATGCAATCGACCAATTACACGTCGGTTCACTTTTTACGCGGCCGCCAAACCACTGATTCCAACGGACTGGTGACATTTACTTCCATTTTCCCGGGCTGGTATTCAGGCCGGGCCACCCACATTCATGTGCACGTTTATAATGCAGCAGGTACTTCTTTGCTGGTAACACAGATCTCCTTCCCCGAAGGCAGTACCAGTGCGGTAGCAACTGTAAATGGCAGCGGTGGCACTACCTATGGGTATACAAAAGGAATGAGTGGTTATACTTATAATGCCAGCGATAATGTTTTCAGTGATGATACCGCAGGTATGGAATTGTCAACCGTGACTGGTAGTTTGTCGGGCGGATATACGCTTACCCATACCATCAATGTAGCAGCATAA
- a CDS encoding MBL fold metallo-hydrolase: MSLYIASLNSGSNGNCYYVGNGQEAILVDAGISCRETERRMARIGLSMQTVKAIFVSHEHTDHISGIPVLAKKYSLPVYITDATLYHGNIDIKRDQVITFKPYEPVTIGELAIQAFPKFHDAAEPHSFIVNGNNVNIGIFTDIGSPCDHLVLHFKHCHAAFLEANYDEDMLENGSYPRHLKNRIRGGHGHLSNKQALEVFTKHRPSYMSHLFLAHLSRDNNSPQLVQQLFDEHAGNTQIIIASRFEETAVYHVQATHDKEHISLPQKSDSPLRIKPSYTQLRLW; the protein is encoded by the coding sequence ATGTCACTGTATATTGCATCGCTGAATTCGGGAAGTAATGGAAACTGTTATTATGTGGGCAACGGCCAGGAAGCCATCCTGGTAGATGCGGGCATCTCCTGCCGCGAAACGGAACGGCGCATGGCCCGCATAGGTTTATCGATGCAAACGGTAAAAGCCATTTTTGTTTCACACGAACATACCGATCACATCAGCGGCATCCCGGTACTCGCAAAGAAATACAGTCTCCCGGTTTATATTACCGACGCCACATTGTACCACGGCAACATCGATATTAAAAGAGATCAGGTAATTACCTTCAAACCATATGAACCGGTTACTATCGGTGAGTTGGCCATTCAGGCTTTTCCAAAATTTCATGATGCAGCCGAGCCGCATAGTTTTATTGTGAATGGCAACAATGTGAACATTGGCATCTTCACCGATATCGGTTCACCCTGCGATCATCTGGTACTTCACTTCAAGCATTGCCATGCCGCTTTCCTGGAGGCGAATTATGATGAAGACATGCTGGAGAACGGGAGTTATCCGCGGCATTTAAAGAACCGCATCCGTGGCGGGCATGGACATCTTTCCAATAAACAGGCGCTGGAAGTATTTACCAAACACCGGCCTTCGTATATGAGCCATCTCTTCCTTGCGCATCTATCAAGAGATAACAACTCGCCTCAACTGGTTCAACAATTATTTGATGAACATGCCGGTAATACGCAAATAATAATTGCTTCGCGTTTTGAAGAAACGGCCGTGTACCACGTGCAGGCTACGCATGATAAAGAACACATTTCCCTTCCTCAAAAATCTGATTCGCCTTTGCGGATAAAACCTTCGTATACGCAGTTGCGCTTGTGGTAA
- a CDS encoding DinB family protein, which produces MKRMFLLASTFLMLSFLLADNAISKKERSYATKLLKDTEKAVFEQVKGLTPAQLMFKPAPDRWSVEECVKHIAASEEMLWGQAEATLKQAANPEKKSEIKVTDEQLVQKVEDRTNKVKTVEKLQPENIPLKSTEEALDSFKKNREKLIDFIKSTNEDLRSHIATMPFGSIDSYQFVLFIAAHSNRHTQQIMEVKADPNFPK; this is translated from the coding sequence ATGAAAAGAATGTTTTTGCTTGCATCTACCTTCCTGATGCTTTCCTTTCTGCTGGCTGATAACGCCATTAGCAAAAAAGAAAGGAGTTATGCTACCAAACTATTAAAGGATACTGAAAAAGCTGTTTTTGAGCAGGTAAAGGGCCTTACACCAGCCCAGCTGATGTTTAAACCAGCACCCGACCGGTGGAGTGTTGAAGAATGTGTGAAGCATATTGCCGCCAGTGAAGAAATGTTATGGGGACAGGCTGAAGCTACATTGAAGCAGGCTGCCAACCCCGAAAAAAAATCGGAAATAAAGGTTACCGATGAGCAGCTGGTGCAAAAAGTGGAAGACCGCACCAATAAGGTGAAGACTGTGGAAAAGCTGCAACCGGAAAACATTCCCCTAAAAAGCACCGAAGAAGCATTGGACTCGTTTAAAAAGAACCGGGAAAAACTGATTGACTTTATAAAATCAACCAATGAAGACCTTCGTTCACATATTGCCACCATGCCCTTTGGTTCTATAGACAGCTACCAGTTTGTATTATTCATAGCTGCGCACAGTAACCGGCATACACAACAGATCATGGAAGTAAAAGCCGATCCCAATTTTCCGAAATGA
- a CDS encoding RNA polymerase sigma factor: MNYKVFDDAILLKLLKAGDGSALEEIYVRYSEMVFLAALKKVRSKPIAEELVQNVFVSLWVKRETAQIQQLPAYLQSAIRYQVIDYIRSRLIREKYYQSASAQMNVQENLSESRLLLHELSIAIDNTIKKLPQKTQEIFRLSRYEKRSVKEIAQYMNLSEKAVEYHVTQSLKFMRVHLKDFIIVEMFLIHL, translated from the coding sequence ATGAATTACAAGGTTTTTGACGACGCGATACTTCTCAAACTACTCAAAGCCGGTGATGGATCTGCTTTGGAGGAAATTTATGTGCGCTATAGTGAAATGGTATTTCTTGCTGCTCTGAAAAAGGTAAGATCAAAACCCATAGCAGAAGAACTGGTGCAAAACGTTTTTGTGAGTTTATGGGTAAAGCGTGAAACAGCCCAGATTCAACAATTACCTGCCTATCTTCAATCGGCCATCCGCTACCAGGTTATCGATTACATCCGCTCCCGGCTTATTCGTGAAAAGTATTACCAATCGGCCTCCGCGCAAATGAATGTACAGGAAAATCTTTCTGAATCAAGGCTGCTGTTGCATGAGTTATCGATTGCCATTGATAATACCATAAAAAAGCTGCCCCAGAAAACACAGGAGATCTTCCGGTTAAGCCGGTACGAAAAGCGTTCTGTCAAGGAGATCGCCCAATACATGAACCTTTCTGAAAAAGCTGTTGAATACCATGTAACACAATCACTTAAGTTCATGCGCGTACATTTGAAAGATTTCATTATTGTGGAAATGTTCCTCATACATCTTTAG
- a CDS encoding FecR family protein: protein MNRKAFYHLLKRYVENDCTEEERKLVEQWYELLGDEEDIDPTLPASEIKETLERLWPKIQEHTLLTESREQESPPAKLVPVWIRWLSAAVITGSILTAGWWYLVAKKQETAMQQKVMPGLHQVRNDKIITDTVHLPDGSLVMLEPKAILRYHDRFEGPKREVYLEGNAFFKVTRNPKSPFYVYSKNIVTQVLGTSFFVKTNPQTKNVEVSVQTGKVAVYEAGRETVQERKNEESSGVILKPNQKVIYSDNDHHFRTTLVEIPLPVIASKNAEEKVTELNFVFDEAPIARVLTYLEQAYHIEMVMENESLAKCLFTGDIKGKNLYDQLEIICESVSATYEIRGTRILIKGSGCD from the coding sequence ATGAATCGAAAGGCCTTTTATCATTTGCTGAAACGGTATGTAGAGAACGATTGCACAGAGGAAGAAAGAAAGCTGGTAGAACAATGGTATGAATTACTGGGTGATGAGGAAGATATTGACCCTACCCTGCCAGCCAGTGAAATAAAAGAAACCCTGGAACGCCTTTGGCCGAAAATTCAGGAACATACCCTGCTTACAGAAAGCAGGGAACAGGAATCACCACCGGCGAAGCTTGTACCAGTGTGGATACGCTGGCTGAGCGCCGCTGTGATTACGGGGAGCATTCTTACAGCGGGCTGGTGGTACCTGGTTGCTAAAAAGCAGGAGACCGCTATGCAACAAAAAGTAATGCCCGGGCTGCACCAGGTACGAAATGATAAGATCATTACCGATACGGTGCATTTGCCCGACGGTTCCCTGGTAATGCTGGAACCCAAAGCAATTTTGCGTTACCACGACCGCTTTGAAGGCCCTAAACGGGAGGTATACCTGGAAGGAAATGCTTTTTTTAAAGTGACCCGTAACCCCAAATCGCCCTTCTATGTATACAGTAAAAATATTGTGACCCAGGTACTGGGCACCAGCTTTTTTGTAAAAACGAACCCACAAACAAAGAACGTAGAAGTGTCGGTGCAAACGGGTAAAGTGGCTGTGTATGAAGCGGGCCGGGAAACCGTGCAGGAAAGAAAGAACGAAGAATCGAGTGGCGTGATCCTGAAACCCAATCAAAAGGTGATTTACAGCGATAACGATCACCATTTCAGAACAACCCTGGTAGAGATCCCATTGCCCGTAATAGCCAGTAAGAACGCCGAAGAAAAAGTAACGGAACTGAACTTTGTTTTTGACGAAGCGCCCATTGCGCGGGTTTTAACTTACCTGGAGCAGGCCTATCACATTGAAATGGTGATGGAAAATGAAAGCCTGGCGAAATGTTTGTTTACCGGTGATATTAAAGGTAAAAACCTGTACGACCAACTGGAAATTATTTGTGAATCGGTTTCAGCCACCTATGAGATCCGCGGTACCCGCATTCTCATCAAAGGCTCAGGTTGTGATTAA
- a CDS encoding TonB-dependent receptor: MKHQRLVTIFSIAMRVGFIQVLLIVYLGSYAYYNNADAQGVLDKIVSVSVEKGQLKEVFNLLQNQTGARIVYSSKTIEAGRKVSIKASQKKLGEVLAELLSPFGITFKLIRDRIILFKAAPNSFNDTSGTNELAVQLSAVTLQDIKGQVTDDKGNPLPGVSIVVKGTGTGTNTDMNGNFTIAVPEGKTILVVSSVGFQTQEINIAGKTSLAIVMTVGATGQLSDIVVVGYGTQKKVTVTGAVAQVKGAELAKSPSVNLSNALAGRLPGVTAIQSSGEPGYDGSTIRIRGSNTPNNSGALIVIDGVPDRAGGLERLNPQDIESMSVLKDAAAAIYGSRAANGVILITTKRGKNGKPQLSYAFNQGWAQPTRIPKMSDAVEYATIINELTLFDGLPADQWAAGWNAFKQNGTYTRTDNGVKVDAIYSPADITKFGDGTDPWGHPNTDWYHTTLKTWSPQSNHNVQMSGGSDNVKYLASLGYENQDGYYKNSATGYKQYDMRLNVDAKVNKYLSTSLGLTAREEYRFFPTVGAQPIFRMLMRGKPTEQEVWPNGLPGPDIENGQNPIVITTNQTGYDKDHRDYFQTNGRIDLQVPFVEGLKISGFAALDKYFRREKRWETPWYLYFWDKVSYEADGVTPKLTKSVRSTFNDPRLTESQEDQLNINLSGFISYDKTFGPHTMNIMAAVTRETIGNQTFNAFRRNYISPAIDQLFAGGDAQKDNTGSAYDRARLSYFGRVNYNYKEKYLAEFLWRYDGSYMFPENDRFGFFPGILLGWRLSEEKFFKRVTFINNLKLRASWGQMGNDNILFNGVLQEYRYLSTYGFNSYIVGGNVVKTLTETGVPNPGYTWEVANNSNVGLEGSALNSRLSFEFDVFNNIRTKILMQNSAVVPASAGITLPPENLGKVQNRGFEFTIGYNDNFGDFRFGVSVNGGYAKNKVINLPETPGLKPYQYSKGHTFGTDGAAFLVYEYDGVFVDQDDINKNKVDYSAATNKLLPGDMKIKDVSGDGKIDADDRVRLEKNRDPWFTGGVNFNLQYKDFDCSILFQGATGGLLFFGTESGTIGNFLKYSYDHRWTVEHPSSTDPRLANRGNTYFNGGSFGTNTYWLRSSNYLRLKNVEFGYNLPGKIGQKAGVSNLRLYVNGINLVTLDKMKIYDPESTSGNGQYYPQSRILNVGARISF; the protein is encoded by the coding sequence ATGAAACATCAACGATTGGTTACAATTTTTTCTATTGCCATGAGGGTAGGTTTTATCCAGGTCCTGCTTATTGTTTACCTTGGTTCCTATGCATATTATAACAACGCAGACGCACAAGGTGTGCTTGATAAAATAGTATCGGTTTCTGTTGAAAAAGGACAGCTAAAAGAAGTCTTTAACCTGCTGCAGAATCAAACGGGCGCGCGTATTGTGTACAGTTCAAAAACCATTGAAGCCGGCCGCAAGGTTTCTATAAAGGCCAGTCAGAAAAAACTGGGCGAAGTGCTGGCTGAACTGCTCTCGCCATTTGGCATCACTTTTAAATTAATCAGGGACCGGATCATTTTATTCAAAGCAGCGCCAAATTCGTTTAACGATACATCCGGCACCAATGAATTAGCGGTACAGTTATCGGCTGTAACCCTGCAGGATATCAAAGGCCAGGTAACAGATGATAAAGGCAATCCCCTGCCGGGCGTAAGTATTGTGGTGAAAGGCACGGGTACCGGAACAAACACCGATATGAACGGCAATTTTACGATTGCTGTGCCGGAAGGTAAAACGATCCTGGTGGTGTCATCTGTAGGTTTTCAAACCCAGGAAATAAATATTGCCGGAAAAACATCATTGGCCATTGTTATGACAGTGGGCGCTACCGGTCAGTTAAGTGACATTGTAGTGGTTGGTTATGGTACGCAAAAGAAAGTAACCGTTACAGGCGCTGTGGCCCAGGTAAAGGGCGCAGAACTGGCAAAATCTCCTTCCGTAAATTTATCCAATGCGTTAGCGGGCCGGTTACCAGGTGTTACCGCCATTCAATCGAGCGGTGAGCCCGGTTACGATGGTTCTACCATCCGCATCCGGGGTTCAAATACGCCTAATAATAGCGGCGCCCTCATTGTTATTGATGGGGTGCCCGACAGGGCCGGCGGCCTGGAGCGTTTGAATCCGCAGGACATAGAAAGTATGTCGGTACTGAAAGATGCAGCAGCAGCCATTTATGGTTCGCGTGCTGCTAACGGCGTTATACTCATTACTACCAAACGCGGCAAAAACGGCAAGCCGCAATTGTCGTATGCTTTTAACCAGGGCTGGGCGCAGCCAACACGTATTCCAAAGATGTCTGATGCAGTGGAATATGCTACCATCATTAACGAGCTTACGTTGTTTGATGGTTTGCCGGCCGACCAATGGGCTGCCGGCTGGAATGCATTTAAACAAAATGGCACCTACACCCGTACAGATAATGGCGTAAAAGTAGATGCCATCTACTCCCCCGCCGACATCACCAAATTCGGAGACGGTACCGACCCCTGGGGACATCCTAATACCGATTGGTATCATACCACACTAAAGACCTGGTCGCCTCAGTCGAATCATAACGTGCAAATGTCTGGTGGTTCAGATAACGTAAAATACCTGGCCTCTTTGGGTTATGAAAACCAGGATGGGTATTATAAAAATTCCGCCACCGGGTACAAGCAATACGATATGCGGTTGAATGTGGACGCCAAAGTAAATAAATACCTATCCACCAGTCTTGGGTTAACGGCGCGCGAAGAATATCGCTTTTTCCCAACGGTTGGTGCACAACCCATCTTTCGCATGCTTATGCGTGGTAAACCTACCGAGCAGGAAGTATGGCCTAATGGCTTGCCCGGGCCTGATATAGAAAATGGTCAGAACCCGATCGTGATCACTACCAACCAAACTGGTTATGACAAAGACCACCGGGATTATTTTCAAACCAATGGAAGAATTGACCTGCAGGTGCCCTTTGTTGAGGGATTAAAGATCTCCGGTTTCGCTGCGCTGGATAAGTACTTCAGGCGGGAAAAACGGTGGGAAACGCCGTGGTACCTGTATTTCTGGGATAAAGTAAGTTATGAAGCTGACGGGGTTACCCCGAAGCTCACCAAGTCGGTGCGTTCAACATTCAATGATCCGCGGCTTACTGAATCACAGGAAGATCAGTTGAATATTAACCTGAGTGGTTTTATCAGTTACGATAAAACATTCGGTCCGCATACCATGAACATAATGGCGGCTGTTACCCGGGAAACCATCGGTAACCAAACCTTTAATGCCTTTCGCCGGAATTATATTTCTCCAGCCATTGACCAGCTGTTTGCAGGCGGCGATGCACAAAAAGACAATACCGGCAGTGCGTACGACCGGGCGCGGTTAAGTTATTTTGGCCGGGTAAATTATAACTATAAGGAAAAATACCTGGCTGAGTTCCTGTGGCGCTATGATGGTTCTTATATGTTCCCTGAAAACGACCGTTTCGGTTTCTTCCCGGGTATATTGCTTGGCTGGCGCCTGAGTGAAGAAAAATTCTTTAAACGGGTAACCTTCATCAACAATTTAAAACTCCGCGCCTCCTGGGGACAAATGGGAAACGACAACATTTTATTTAATGGCGTATTGCAGGAGTACCGGTATTTATCAACCTATGGTTTCAATTCTTACATCGTTGGTGGCAATGTGGTAAAAACGCTTACTGAAACCGGCGTACCCAATCCGGGGTACACCTGGGAAGTGGCCAACAATTCAAACGTGGGTCTGGAAGGTTCTGCCCTAAACAGCCGCCTTAGTTTTGAATTTGATGTGTTCAACAATATCCGCACAAAAATATTGATGCAGAACTCCGCGGTAGTGCCTGCTTCCGCCGGCATTACCCTGCCACCGGAAAACCTGGGTAAAGTGCAGAACAGGGGATTTGAATTTACCATAGGTTATAATGACAACTTCGGTGATTTTCGTTTTGGCGTAAGCGTAAATGGCGGCTATGCCAAAAACAAAGTGATCAACCTGCCTGAAACGCCTGGCTTAAAGCCTTATCAATATTCAAAGGGGCATACCTTCGGCACCGATGGCGCCGCCTTCCTGGTGTATGAATACGACGGGGTTTTTGTTGACCAGGATGATATCAACAAGAATAAGGTCGATTATAGTGCAGCTACCAATAAGTTGCTTCCCGGTGACATGAAAATAAAAGATGTAAGCGGCGACGGTAAAATAGATGCAGATGACCGCGTACGGCTTGAAAAGAACCGTGATCCCTGGTTTACCGGCGGGGTAAATTTCAACCTGCAATACAAAGATTTTGACTGCAGCATTTTATTTCAGGGCGCTACCGGTGGTTTGCTGTTCTTTGGTACCGAATCGGGCACCATTGGTAATTTTTTGAAATACTCTTACGATCATCGCTGGACGGTAGAACATCCCAGCAGTACCGACCCCCGCCTGGCTAACCGCGGCAATACCTATTTCAACGGCGGCTCCTTTGGCACCAATACATATTGGTTAAGAAGCAGCAATTACCTGCGGTTAAAGAATGTTGAATTTGGATACAACCTGCCTGGAAAAATTGGCCAGAAAGCGGGTGTAAGCAATCTTCGATTATATGTAAATGGTATTAACCTGGTAACGCTGGACAAAATGAAGATCTATGATCCAGAATCAACCAGCGGCAACGGACAGTATTATCCACAATCAAGGATCCTGAATGTGGGCGCCAGAATATCATTCTAA
- a CDS encoding RagB/SusD family nutrient uptake outer membrane protein produces MKKILFCVLLLAIAGACKRDFLNTKPLDKVSSTDTWKDGALAEAFVTGIYAGLGQGGFDEQMLAALSDEAVFTHPGRGINIINEGTLNPSNIGWVNVNYRWGKDASNTDMYAMIRQANLALENLRTATFDDKTLNDRLQGESHFMRAFYYHQLIRYYGGVPIVDRSYGLKEDYTVTRNTWEECVNFILKECDSAVTLLKGKSMSAGRATDLAAMALKARILLYAASDLHDMPTAKSKSALISGYAHPEFLGYVSGDRVARWTAAKNAAKALMDLAPTRGYKLNLTAPAPAADGKKNYVSLAMGGGSKGPDVDKSAETEILFGRYWTINKDEYAGMYVGLANGPNGYHNWAGNTPVQELVDDYEMMDGTKFSWTNPAQKAQPYVNRDPRFYASILFDGADWKPRDKISGTVDPANQIQTGKYDQGGGVFLPGLDTRSSSIENWNGSWTGYYVRKFIDPDPDLVDNTTRQTVPWPFFRYTEVVMNYIEACIELGEDNEAKTWLNRIRFRAGMPAVTETGAALKERYRNERRVELAYEDQRYHDCRRWMIAPATLGRKLVYIDVVGTLKAGASAASPYKHDETRYNYTYTPLEVNSQEDRKWDDKMYYRPIAQDEMNTNLKLIQNPGYN; encoded by the coding sequence ATGAAAAAGATACTGTTTTGTGTTCTGCTCCTGGCAATTGCAGGAGCCTGCAAAAGAGATTTCCTGAATACCAAACCGCTTGATAAAGTATCCTCAACAGATACCTGGAAAGATGGCGCACTGGCAGAAGCATTTGTAACCGGGATCTATGCCGGCCTTGGCCAGGGTGGGTTTGATGAACAAATGCTGGCGGCCCTCTCCGATGAAGCTGTTTTTACGCACCCGGGACGGGGTATCAATATTATAAATGAAGGCACCTTAAACCCCTCGAATATTGGCTGGGTGAATGTGAACTACCGCTGGGGCAAGGATGCCAGTAATACGGATATGTATGCCATGATAAGGCAGGCAAACCTGGCGCTGGAGAATTTACGTACCGCTACGTTTGATGATAAAACACTCAACGACCGGCTGCAGGGTGAATCGCATTTTATGCGCGCCTTTTATTATCACCAGCTGATCCGCTATTACGGCGGTGTGCCGATAGTTGACCGGTCATATGGCCTTAAAGAAGATTATACGGTGACCCGGAATACCTGGGAAGAATGCGTGAATTTCATACTTAAGGAATGTGATAGCGCTGTCACCCTGTTGAAGGGAAAATCAATGTCGGCAGGAAGGGCCACCGACCTGGCCGCTATGGCATTGAAAGCACGCATCCTGTTATATGCAGCCAGTGACCTGCACGACATGCCTACCGCCAAATCCAAATCAGCCTTGATCAGCGGTTATGCGCATCCGGAATTCCTGGGTTATGTAAGTGGCGACCGCGTTGCCAGGTGGACGGCCGCCAAAAACGCCGCTAAAGCCCTGATGGACCTGGCTCCTACAAGAGGTTATAAATTAAACCTCACAGCGCCGGCACCGGCTGCTGATGGTAAAAAGAATTACGTATCCCTGGCTATGGGCGGCGGCAGCAAAGGCCCCGACGTAGATAAAAGTGCCGAAACCGAGATCCTGTTTGGACGTTACTGGACGATCAATAAAGATGAATATGCCGGTATGTATGTTGGCCTTGCCAATGGACCCAATGGCTATCATAACTGGGCAGGCAATACGCCGGTACAGGAACTGGTGGATGATTATGAAATGATGGATGGCACCAAATTCAGCTGGACCAATCCTGCGCAAAAAGCGCAGCCATATGTAAATCGCGACCCCCGTTTTTATGCTTCCATCCTGTTCGATGGCGCCGACTGGAAACCACGGGATAAGATCTCAGGCACTGTGGACCCTGCCAACCAGATCCAAACCGGTAAGTATGATCAGGGCGGCGGGGTGTTTTTGCCTGGTCTCGATACCCGCTCCAGTTCTATTGAGAACTGGAATGGCAGCTGGACAGGCTATTATGTTCGCAAGTTTATTGATCCTGATCCCGACCTGGTTGACAATACCACCCGGCAAACAGTACCCTGGCCTTTCTTCCGGTATACCGAAGTAGTGATGAATTACATTGAAGCCTGTATAGAACTGGGGGAAGATAATGAGGCTAAAACCTGGTTGAACAGGATCCGTTTCAGGGCAGGTATGCCGGCTGTTACAGAAACCGGGGCGGCACTGAAGGAGCGCTATAGAAATGAACGACGGGTTGAACTGGCCTATGAAGATCAGCGTTACCACGATTGCCGCCGTTGGATGATAGCCCCTGCTACCCTGGGCAGAAAGCTGGTATATATTGATGTGGTAGGAACGCTGAAAGCAGGCGCCAGTGCAGCCTCGCCTTACAAACACGATGAAACAAGATACAATTATACCTATACCCCGCTGGAGGTGAATTCGCAGGAAGACAGGAAATGGGATGATAAAATGTATTACCGGCCGATAGCCCAGGATGAGATGAATACCAATTTGAAGCTGATACAAAACCCAGGATATAATTAA